The proteins below come from a single Seriola aureovittata isolate HTS-2021-v1 ecotype China chromosome 23, ASM2101889v1, whole genome shotgun sequence genomic window:
- the LOC130164105 gene encoding polymeric immunoglobulin receptor-like — MDFLLRKTARLCLLLVFTLLLSAVSADCIQVLLGESATFPTTRNCSKENAELIHRRRDNSNRTVARYQGGKWSAASGYEDRVDQGKTVTLNNTNINDNGLYELPCFETATELDVLPFHVVQVVVGQPVTLQCHYVTTNKKVECAWWEKDGKLVFGTNFTSGEIKLDPSFKGRVSLADKPLDLGNFSATVQQFRQEDGGDYICYVQVDRKKETERRIPAATRLTVNKLTAAGCAGYKVSTGFLVAVLLLLCVALCFICYRRVTPDRIL, encoded by the exons ATGGACTTTCTACTGAGGAAGACAGCGAGGCtttgcctgttgcttgtgttcaccctcctcctctccgctgTGTCTGCAGATTGTATCCAGGTTCTTCTGGGAGAGAGCGCTACGTTTCCAACAACTAGAAACTGCAGCAAAGAAAACGCTGAACTGATTCACCGGCGCAGGGATAACAGCAATCGGACGGTGGCACGTTATCAGGGCGGCAAGTGGAGCGCAGCGTCGGGCTACGAAGACAGGGTGGATCAGGGCAAAACGGTGACCTTGAATAACACGAACATCAACGACAACGGGCTGTACGAGCTACCCTGCTTTGAGACAGCGACCGAGCTGGATGTTTTACCTTTCCATGTAGTGCAGGTTGTTGTGGGACAACCGGTCACGCTGCAGTGTCACTACGTCACAACAAATAAGAAGGTGGAGTGTGCGTGGTGGGAGAAAGACGGGAAACTTGTGTTTGGGACTAATTTCACCTCCGGTGAAATCAAACTTGATCCCAGCTTTAAGGGGAGAGTGTCTCTAGCAGATAAACCCCTCGATCTTGGAAACTTCTCGGCGACTGTCCAGCAGTTTCGGCAGGAGGATGGAGGTGATTACATCTGCTATGTCCAGGTTGATcgaaagaaagagacagagaggaggatcCCTGCAGCTACGAGACTGACTGTGAACAAG CTCACAGCGGCGGGATGTGCGGGCTACAAAGTCTCAACAGGCTTTTTGGTGGCGGTCCTACTACTGCTGTGTGTGGCCCTTTGCTTTATTTGCTACCGCCGTG TGACCCCAGATCGGATTCTCTAA